The nucleotide window AAGTCTTGAACTGATCTCGAAGCCCTGAGGAGAGAAACCATGAAAAAAAGCACCTGGTTTCTGATGCCATTGCCGTTTTTGCTCTGCTGCCTGCTCACACCAGCGCCCCTCTGCGCCGGCGGTGACAACCCGACCAAGAGCCCGCGGCAGGAAACGCTGACTTTGGAGCGCATCTTCGCTTCTCCCGATTTCGGCGTCAAACGATTCGGCCCGGCCCACTGGCAGGATGACGGCAACAGCTATACCCGGCTGGAAAAGACAAAAGCAAAAGGCCTCGAGGGTATGGATATAGTGCAATACGTACCTGGTCAAAAAAAGGGCAAAATCCTGGTGTCTGCCCGGCAACTGATCAATCCCGAGACCGCAAAACCGCTTGAAATCGAGGAATACAGCTGGTCCAATGACGGCCGCAAGCTCATAATCTTTACCAACAGCAAACCGGTCTGGCGCCAGAACACCCGCGGTGATTACTGGATCCTCAACCTGGAAAGCAATTGCTTGTGGCAAGTCGGCGGCAAGGCTGAAGACTCATCGCTGATGTTTGCCAAGATCTCGCCGAACGGAAGCCGGGTTGCTTACGTGCTCCACAATGACATTTACGTACAAACCCTTTCAGACGATCCGCAAAAGCGCTGCATCATCCGCCTGACCATGAACGGCAGTAAAACCCTGATCAACGGCACCTTTGACTGGGTATACGAAGAGGAGTTCCACCTGCGTGACGGCTTCCGCTGGTCCCCGGACAGCCGCCACATCGCCTACTGGCAACTGGACAGCAGCGGCGTCGGCATCTACACCCTGGTCAACACCACCGACAGCCTCTACCCGGTGTTGAAAACCATCCCCTACCCCAAAGCCGGCACCACCAACTCCGCCTGCCGCATCGGCGTCGTACCCGCCGGCGGTGGAGAGACTTCCTGGGTAGAGCTTGCAGGAGACCCGCGCAACCACTACATCCCGCGCATGGACTGGGCCGCATCTTCCAATGAGATCATCTTCCAGCGCATGAACCGCCTGCAGAACGAAAACCACCTCATGCTTTTCAATGTCAACAACAAACAATGCACCACGGTTCTGACCGAAAGAGACGACGCCTGGCTCGATGCCGTAGACGACCTCAAGTGGCTGAACAACGGCACACACTTCACCTGGGTCAGCGAACGCGACGGCTGGCGGCATGTTTACGTCGTCTCCCGTAACGGATCGGACCAGCAATGCGTCACCCCCGGCAGCTACGACGTCATGCGGGTGCTGCACATCGACGATAAATACGGCTGGATCTACTTTTCCGCTTCTCCGGAAAACCCCGCCCGGCAGTACCTGTACCGGGCCTCCCTGGAGAAACCGGGAAAACCGCAGCGCCTGACCCCCGCAAACCAACCCGGAACCCACGGCTACCGCATTTCACCCAACGCCAAGTGGGCATTCCACACCCATTCCACCTTTTCAACCCCGCCCATCACCGCCATGATCTCTCTCCCCGATCACCGCGAGGTCACGGTTTTCGAAGACAACAAAAACCTGCAACAAATCCTGTCCGGGATCAAACGCTCCCCCCAGGAATTCTTTTCCATCGACATCGGCAACGGCGTCAAACTGAGCGCCTGGTGCATCAAGCCCCCCGATTTCGACCCGGACAAACGCTATCCAGTCCTGTTCTACGTGTACGGCGAACCCTGGAACCAGACGGTCATCGACCGCTACGGCCGCAACTACCCCTGGTACCTGTTGCTGGCCCAACAGGGCTATATCATCATGAGCGTCGACAACCGCGGCACCCCCCAGCCCCGGGGCCGGGATTGGCGCAAATGCGTTTACCGCCGAATCGGCATCCTGGCCTCGGCCGACCAGGGCGCCGCCGTTCGCGCCCTGATCGCCCAACGGCCCTACATCGATCCCGAACGCGTCGGCGTATGGGGCTGGAGCGGCGGCGGCACCATGACCCTCAACCTCTTGTTCCGCCACCCCGAACTCTACAGGACCGGCATGGCCGTGGCCCCGGTCCCCGACATGCGCCTGTACGACACCATCTACCAGGAACGCTACATGGGATTGCCCGCGGACAACCAGGAAGGCTACACCAACGGATCCCCCATCACCTTCGCCCATCATTTAAAAGGAAACCTGCTCATCGTTCACGGCACCGGAGACGACAATGTCCACTACCAGGGCACCGAAAGGCTGATCAACAAGCTGGTCGAACACGACAAGGCATTCACCATGATGGCTTACCCCAACCGCTCCCACGGCATCCGCGAAGGCAAGAACACCACCCTGCACCTCTACCGCCTGCTGACCCGCTTCCTGAACGAAAACCTCCCCCCTGGAGCACAATAAGGAAAGTTGGAGAGTTTCAGAGGATGTCCCGGCCCCTCCCGGCCGGCGTACCGGGCCCTGACGCACCGGCCTCAAGCCGCCTGCCGTTCCCCTTACCCGGAGGATTCCATTTTAACGTTGAACCATTTGTAGATGGCCGGAATCACCAGCAGCGTTAACATGGTCGATGTCACCAGAC belongs to Candidatus Aminicenantes bacterium and includes:
- a CDS encoding S9 family peptidase, yielding MPLPFLLCCLLTPAPLCAGGDNPTKSPRQETLTLERIFASPDFGVKRFGPAHWQDDGNSYTRLEKTKAKGLEGMDIVQYVPGQKKGKILVSARQLINPETAKPLEIEEYSWSNDGRKLIIFTNSKPVWRQNTRGDYWILNLESNCLWQVGGKAEDSSLMFAKISPNGSRVAYVLHNDIYVQTLSDDPQKRCIIRLTMNGSKTLINGTFDWVYEEEFHLRDGFRWSPDSRHIAYWQLDSSGVGIYTLVNTTDSLYPVLKTIPYPKAGTTNSACRIGVVPAGGGETSWVELAGDPRNHYIPRMDWAASSNEIIFQRMNRLQNENHLMLFNVNNKQCTTVLTERDDAWLDAVDDLKWLNNGTHFTWVSERDGWRHVYVVSRNGSDQQCVTPGSYDVMRVLHIDDKYGWIYFSASPENPARQYLYRASLEKPGKPQRLTPANQPGTHGYRISPNAKWAFHTHSTFSTPPITAMISLPDHREVTVFEDNKNLQQILSGIKRSPQEFFSIDIGNGVKLSAWCIKPPDFDPDKRYPVLFYVYGEPWNQTVIDRYGRNYPWYLLLAQQGYIIMSVDNRGTPQPRGRDWRKCVYRRIGILASADQGAAVRALIAQRPYIDPERVGVWGWSGGGTMTLNLLFRHPELYRTGMAVAPVPDMRLYDTIYQERYMGLPADNQEGYTNGSPITFAHHLKGNLLIVHGTGDDNVHYQGTERLINKLVEHDKAFTMMAYPNRSHGIREGKNTTLHLYRLLTRFLNENLPPGAQ